The genomic DNA CGTTGCTCATTGGCCGGATGGAACAGACCGGGCGTACCTGGGAGTGTCCCAACTTTTTCCGGCTAGGTGACAAGTGGGTGCTGATCCTCTCCGCTCATATCGATCCAGAGCGCACTGCCAAGGTCTTCTACTTCGTTGGGGAATACAAAGAGCATCGTTTCTTCCCGGAAGTAGAGGGTATTTTTGATTACGGCGTGCTGTATGCCCCCCTTACCATGCAGGATGATCGGGGCCGCCGCCTGTTGTGGGGCTGGCTACGTGAAGACCGCACAGTCGAAAAACAGCTTGCTGCAGGCTGGTCAGGTGTGCAATCAATCCCGCGTGTACTCACGCTACTCCCTGATCATCGCCTGGGCACGACTCCCGCACCAGAGGTGGAACAGTTGCGTGGTGAGCACCAGCGCTACGCTGACATCTCCTTGAGCACCCTTGCCGAGGAAATGCGCTTGGAACCAGACGGTCACGCCCTGGACATTGTGGCCGAATTCGAGCCTGGTCAAAAAGGTCTGTTCGGTCTGAGTGTACTTGCTACACCGGACGGCCAGGAAAGAACGCGCATCCTCTATGATGCTCCAACCCAGCGCCTGATTGTCGAGCGGATGCAGTCCAGTCTGGCCGATGGGGTGAATCCTTATGCTCATGCCGCCCCGCATCCATTGATGCCCGGCGAACGGTTGCAGCTCCGCATCCTGCTGGATGGCTCCGTAATCGAGATCATCGCTAATCAACGCACCAGCATTGTCAGTCGGGCGTATCCTACGCGCACCGACAGCACGGGGCTTACCCTTTTTGCGCACAACAGCGATGGCCATCTGGCCTCGCTGGAAGTGTGGAAGATGGCATCGATCTGGCCGGTCTAAGAATGAGATAGGCCGGGAGAAAAAGGAGGTCTACAGCCAAGTAAGTCGTGTGGAAGCAGGTCCGTTTGTTAGTGCAAGAATCTAGAAGGAGTGCACAATGACTACCAAAATAAGTCGTCGCGAGATGCTCAAACTTACCGCCGCAAGCGCGGTAGCGATGAGCACCGGCCTGGTTTCCAGCACAAAAATCTTCGCCGCGCCGCCAGGACAGGACACCATCACCCTGCGCTTCCAGGAAAACGAACAGTACTACGCGGAAGTCGTGGAAGCCTTTAAGCAGCAATTCCCGAACGTCAACATTGAGTACGTGACCGTAACTGGCATTGACCATGCTGAGGTCGCCAGCAAGATCCTCTCCCAACTGGCTGCCGGGACACCGGTTGACATTGGCTATGCAGCGACAGAAGCGACCCAGCTGTATGCTGGTGAAGGTCTTGCCCTGCCTCTGACTCAGCGGGTGCTGGATTCCAAG from Anaerolineae bacterium includes the following:
- a CDS encoding glycoside hydrolase family 32 protein, translated to MDSVSSLRRQHRFNDHQRPQYHFLPPANWMNDPNGLIQWDGQYHLFYQYNPDGAYHANMHWGHAVSSDLIHWTDLPIALKPTPGGWDEGGCWSGCAINNNGVPTLMYTGVRGKRGENQAQGIATSSDNLLTWQQYPANPVISQIPAEARQRRDFRDPFVWREDDGWYLLLASRVEGIGGTVFLYRSPDLIHWEYLNPLLIGRMEQTGRTWECPNFFRLGDKWVLILSAHIDPERTAKVFYFVGEYKEHRFFPEVEGIFDYGVLYAPLTMQDDRGRRLLWGWLREDRTVEKQLAAGWSGVQSIPRVLTLLPDHRLGTTPAPEVEQLRGEHQRYADISLSTLAEEMRLEPDGHALDIVAEFEPGQKGLFGLSVLATPDGQERTRILYDAPTQRLIVERMQSSLADGVNPYAHAAPHPLMPGERLQLRILLDGSVIEIIANQRTSIVSRAYPTRTDSTGLTLFAHNSDGHLASLEVWKMASIWPV